In Limnobaculum parvum, one DNA window encodes the following:
- a CDS encoding helix-turn-helix domain-containing protein has translation MKFNTVSDSEIISELCRRIKETRIAMRLSQIELAERAQVGIATIKRVEMGEAVTLSTLIGILRGLDRLHQLEGILFDSEVRVFNAQITPDAEKAPVRIRKKSGENEGEGDKNPAGLESNVLQDDSNWYTLAAKSNVVWPWFKPEKK, from the coding sequence ATGAAATTTAATACCGTATCCGATAGCGAAATCATTTCTGAGCTTTGCCGCAGAATTAAAGAGACGCGTATTGCCATGCGGTTATCTCAGATTGAGCTGGCAGAGCGAGCGCAGGTGGGGATCGCGACCATCAAACGCGTAGAAATGGGGGAAGCCGTCACGTTAAGTACGCTGATCGGTATCCTTCGTGGTTTGGATCGCCTGCACCAGTTGGAAGGGATCTTATTTGATTCAGAGGTCAGGGTATTTAACGCTCAGATTACCCCTGATGCGGAAAAAGCACCGGTACGTATCCGCAAAAAGAGCGGAGAAAATGAAGGGGAAGGGGACAAGAACCCCGCCGGGCTGGAGTCAAACGTGCTACAAGACGACAGTAATTGGTATACCTTGGCAGCCAAAAGCAATGTGGTTTGGCCGTGGTTTAAGCCGGAAAAGAAATAG
- a CDS encoding L-serine ammonia-lyase — protein MISVFEIFKIGIGPSSSHTVGPMVAGIRFIEDLKSKQLDNLTTDIVVDIYGSLSLTGKGHHTDIAIIMGLAGNKPDTVEVDSIPGFIQQVHETGTLPIRCADNTLRRVGLTLNFSDKTLPLHENGLTFHAYDNNILLSSKTYYSTGGGFVVDEENFGKESTSEVTVPYPFYSAKNLLRHCKDNCLSLSAVMMKNEIALHGREEVERYMALVWETMKGAIHRGMSTEGVLPGPLKVPRRASALHRILQTHDRLSTDPMTAMDWVNMFAMAVSEENAAGGRVVTAPTNGACGIIPAVLAYYDHFIQPVTPEAYTRYFLAAGAVGLLYKMNASISGAEVGCQGEIGVACSMASAGLAELRGGSPEKVCNAAEIGMEHNLGLTCDPVAGQVQVPCIERNAIAAVKAINSASMAMLRTSEPRVSLDKVIETMYETGKDMNAKYRETSRGGLAIKVALCES, from the coding sequence ATGATTAGCGTATTTGAAATTTTTAAAATTGGTATAGGTCCTTCCAGTTCCCATACAGTGGGTCCGATGGTAGCCGGTATCCGGTTTATTGAAGACCTGAAAAGTAAACAACTGGACAATCTGACCACCGATATTGTGGTTGATATCTACGGATCTCTGTCACTGACGGGCAAAGGACATCATACCGATATCGCCATCATCATGGGTCTGGCTGGCAATAAACCGGATACGGTAGAGGTCGATTCCATTCCTGGCTTTATTCAGCAGGTACATGAAACCGGCACCTTACCTATCCGCTGTGCTGACAATACGCTACGTCGTGTTGGACTGACACTGAATTTCTCAGATAAGACGTTGCCCCTGCATGAAAACGGTCTAACATTTCACGCTTACGACAACAATATTTTGCTCAGCAGCAAAACCTACTACTCTACCGGCGGCGGTTTCGTGGTAGATGAAGAGAACTTTGGTAAGGAATCCACTTCAGAAGTGACGGTTCCTTACCCATTCTATTCAGCCAAAAACCTGCTTCGTCACTGCAAAGACAATTGTTTGTCACTCTCTGCGGTGATGATGAAAAACGAAATTGCCCTGCACGGCAGAGAAGAGGTGGAGCGCTACATGGCCCTCGTATGGGAAACCATGAAAGGGGCTATCCATCGAGGTATGAGTACCGAGGGTGTGTTGCCCGGTCCATTAAAGGTTCCGCGCCGGGCTTCTGCTCTGCACCGCATACTGCAAACTCATGACCGCTTATCCACCGATCCGATGACCGCGATGGACTGGGTCAATATGTTCGCCATGGCCGTGAGTGAAGAGAACGCCGCAGGTGGCCGCGTGGTGACTGCACCCACCAACGGTGCTTGTGGCATCATTCCCGCCGTTCTGGCTTACTACGACCACTTCATTCAGCCGGTTACACCGGAAGCTTATACCCGTTATTTCTTGGCGGCGGGTGCAGTAGGACTGCTGTATAAGATGAACGCCTCTATCTCTGGCGCTGAAGTCGGCTGTCAGGGTGAGATTGGCGTTGCCTGTTCAATGGCTTCTGCCGGTTTAGCTGAACTACGAGGCGGTAGCCCAGAGAAAGTGTGTAACGCCGCAGAAATCGGAATGGAACATAATCTGGGCTTAACCTGCGATCCGGTTGCGGGTCAGGTTCAGGTTCCTTGTATTGAGCGGAATGCGATTGCCGCAGTAAAAGCGATTAACTCTGCCAGTATGGCGATGTTACGGACCAGTGAGCCGCGCGTATCGTTGGATAAAGTTATCGAAACCATGTACGAGACCGGTAAAGATATGAACGCCAAATATCGTGAAACCTCTCGCGGTGGATTAGCCATTAAAGTGGCGCTGTGTGAGTCCTGA
- a CDS encoding HAAAP family serine/threonine permease — protein MDTTQTTTTTASIAPVSSLGWRKSDTMWMLGLYGTAIGAGVLFLPINAGIGGLIPLIIMALIAFPMTYFSHRGLTRFVLSGKNPGENITEVVEEHFGIGAGKLITLLYFFAIYPILLVYSVAITNTVDSFIVHQLNLPSPPRAILSLILIVGLMTIVRFGEQFIVKAMSILVFPFVAVLMLLALYLIPNWTSAIFETASLSSTAAATGNGLLMTLWLAIPVMVFSFNHSPIISAFAVAKREEYGQNAERKCSQILARSHIMMVLTVMFFVFSCVLSLSPADLAAAKAQNISILSYLANHFNTPVIAYIAPVIAFIAITKSFLGHYLGAREGFNGMVIKSLRSRGQSIELNKLNRITALFMLITTWIVATLNPSILGMIETLGGPIIAMLLFLMPMYAIHKVPAMRKYSGHISNVFVVLMGLISMSAIVYSLIS, from the coding sequence ATGGACACTACTCAAACCACAACAACCACAGCAAGTATTGCGCCTGTTTCCAGTTTAGGCTGGCGTAAGTCTGACACCATGTGGATGCTGGGTCTTTACGGCACAGCAATCGGTGCGGGCGTATTATTTTTACCGATTAACGCCGGTATTGGCGGTCTTATTCCATTAATTATTATGGCGCTGATCGCTTTTCCTATGACTTATTTTTCACACCGTGGACTGACTCGATTTGTTCTTTCTGGTAAAAATCCTGGTGAGAATATTACTGAAGTCGTAGAAGAACACTTTGGTATCGGCGCAGGTAAATTAATTACTCTGCTATATTTCTTCGCAATATATCCAATCCTACTGGTTTATAGCGTTGCGATTACGAATACTGTGGACAGTTTTATTGTTCACCAGTTAAATTTACCCTCACCACCGCGCGCTATTTTATCTTTAATTTTGATTGTAGGATTAATGACGATTGTTCGCTTTGGTGAGCAATTCATTGTTAAAGCGATGAGTATTCTGGTATTCCCATTCGTTGCCGTTCTGATGCTTTTAGCGTTATATCTGATTCCAAACTGGACCAGTGCCATATTCGAAACCGCCAGCTTATCATCAACCGCTGCGGCTACCGGTAATGGTCTGTTAATGACGCTTTGGTTGGCAATTCCGGTCATGGTGTTCTCCTTCAACCATTCACCTATTATCTCTGCATTCGCCGTTGCAAAACGTGAAGAATACGGCCAAAACGCAGAACGTAAATGTTCGCAAATTCTGGCTCGCAGCCACATCATGATGGTACTGACCGTGATGTTCTTCGTATTTAGCTGCGTACTCAGCCTGTCTCCTGCGGATCTGGCTGCAGCAAAAGCACAAAACATCTCGATTCTTTCTTATCTGGCTAACCACTTTAATACGCCGGTTATTGCTTATATCGCACCTGTGATTGCTTTCATCGCGATTACCAAATCATTCTTGGGCCACTATCTGGGCGCTCGTGAAGGTTTCAACGGTATGGTGATCAAGTCATTACGCAGTAGAGGCCAGAGCATCGAACTCAACAAATTGAACCGCATCACTGCGCTGTTCATGTTAATTACGACTTGGATCGTTGCAACACTGAACCCTAGTATTCTGGGTATGATTGAAACCCTAGGGGGTCCAATCATCGCTATGTTACTGTTCCTTATGCCGATGTACGCCATTCATAAAGTTCCCGCTATGCGTAAGTACAGCGGTCACATCAGCAACGTGTTCGTCGTACTGATGGGTCTGATTTCTATGTCAGCCATTGTTTACAGCCTTATCAGCTAA
- a CDS encoding TerC family protein, translated as MNTVGTPLLWGSFALIVAVMLMIDLFGQGKKKGGAMSFKQAAAWSLVWITLSLLFSLGLWWYLKETAGQQVADTQALAFITGYLIEKALAVDNVFVWLMLFSYFSVPVALQRRVLVYGVLGAIVLRAIMIFAGSWLISEFSWLLYIFGAFLLFTGIKMALAKEGDESNIGDKPLVKWIRSHIRMTENMEGERFFTHRNGVLFATPLFLVLILVEISDVIFAVDSIPAIFAVTTDPFIVLTSNLFAILGLRAMYFLLVNVAERFSMLKYGLAVILVFIGIKMLIVDFYHIPIAVSLGTVGGILAVTLGINGWVNYRNDTLEDDRQRNEKH; from the coding sequence ATGAATACAGTTGGAACCCCGTTATTGTGGGGCAGTTTTGCACTTATCGTTGCCGTGATGCTAATGATTGACCTGTTTGGACAGGGCAAGAAGAAAGGCGGAGCGATGTCTTTTAAACAGGCTGCGGCCTGGTCGTTAGTCTGGATTACGCTCTCTTTATTATTCTCCCTCGGTTTATGGTGGTATCTGAAAGAAACCGCCGGTCAGCAAGTGGCTGATACTCAGGCGTTAGCCTTTATTACCGGTTATCTGATTGAAAAAGCGCTGGCGGTAGATAATGTGTTCGTCTGGTTGATGCTCTTTAGTTACTTCTCTGTTCCGGTCGCACTACAGCGGCGAGTGTTGGTGTATGGCGTGTTGGGCGCTATCGTGCTGCGGGCTATAATGATTTTTGCAGGTAGTTGGCTGATTTCTGAATTTAGCTGGCTACTGTATATCTTTGGTGCTTTCTTGTTGTTCACCGGTATTAAGATGGCGCTGGCGAAAGAGGGGGATGAATCGAACATTGGCGATAAACCGCTGGTGAAGTGGATACGCAGCCATATCCGAATGACTGAAAATATGGAAGGAGAACGCTTCTTTACCCACCGCAACGGCGTATTGTTTGCCACGCCGCTGTTTTTAGTACTGATTCTGGTAGAAATCAGCGATGTCATTTTTGCCGTCGATAGCATCCCGGCTATCTTCGCGGTGACAACCGATCCCTTTATCGTGTTGACCTCAAACCTGTTCGCTATTCTGGGCCTGCGGGCGATGTACTTCCTGCTGGTCAACGTAGCGGAACGTTTCTCTATGTTGAAGTATGGTCTGGCGGTGATTCTGGTATTTATTGGTATTAAGATGTTGATCGTTGATTTTTATCATATTCCGATAGCAGTTTCGCTGGGAACGGTAGGGGGAATTTTGGCGGTGACGCTGGGGATTAATGGGTGGGTGAATTATAGGAATGATACTCTTGAGGATGATCGTCAACGTAATGAAAAGCATTGA
- a CDS encoding IS3 family transposase (programmed frameshift): MIKERRHFTPEFKREAAALVVEHGYSTTEACRAMGVGETAMRRWVRQLKYEQQGVTPTTQALTAEQQRIQALEKRIKHLELEKEIFKKGYRSLNVGRIQKYELTAQLSERYSTRLLCSLFDISKSTFYDTQSRTVNKERGRLRQHVVSLFKQSRGSAGSRTIVGMLRQEKIVIGRFKVRRLMAEAQLQSKQPGSHRYKPVTIERPEISNILGRDFIPSRPNQVWTSDITYIWSGCWIYLAVVLDLYARKVIGYALSDKADAGLAIKALDMAWQHRGKPKGVMLHSDQGCQYTARAFRQRLWRYQITQSMSRRGNCWDNAPTERLFRSLKTEWVPETGYHNLMQAKSDISRYLLEYYNQRRPHAFNGGLPPMIAEQLKLESGNT; encoded by the exons ATGATAAAAGAACGTCGACATTTTACCCCAGAGTTTAAACGTGAAGCAGCTGCACTGGTTGTTGAGCATGGCTATAGCACGACTGAAGCTTGCAGAGCAATGGGGGTTGGTGAAACAGCGATGCGTCGCTGGGTAAGACAACTGAAATATGAGCAGCAAGGTGTCACTCCAACTACCCAAGCCTTAACCGCGGAGCAACAACGTATTCAGGCTCTGGAGAAACGAATAAAACACCTTGAATTAGAAAAGGAAATTT TTAAAAAAGGCTACCGCTCTCTTAATGTCGGACGAATTCAAAAATATGAGCTGACAGCCCAATTAAGTGAGCGTTACTCAACCCGGCTGCTCTGCTCATTATTTGATATCTCCAAATCGACTTTCTATGACACCCAATCCAGAACGGTGAATAAGGAGCGGGGGCGGCTTCGTCAGCATGTTGTCAGTCTTTTTAAACAGAGTCGGGGCTCAGCCGGTAGTCGAACTATTGTTGGCATGCTGCGTCAGGAAAAGATAGTGATTGGTCGCTTTAAAGTGAGACGACTGATGGCAGAAGCGCAGTTACAAAGTAAACAGCCGGGTTCACATCGCTATAAGCCTGTGACAATAGAACGTCCGGAGATAAGTAATATACTGGGTCGTGATTTTATCCCGTCCAGACCTAATCAGGTATGGACGAGCGACATTACTTATATCTGGTCTGGGTGCTGGATTTACCTTGCAGTGGTACTTGATTTATATGCCCGAAAGGTTATTGGTTATGCTTTATCAGATAAAGCGGATGCAGGGTTAGCGATTAAAGCTCTGGATATGGCCTGGCAACATCGTGGCAAACCTAAAGGAGTGATGCTCCACTCAGATCAGGGTTGCCAGTACACAGCACGGGCCTTCAGACAAAGGTTGTGGCGTTATCAGATAACGCAAAGTATGAGTCGTCGGGGTAACTGTTGGGATAATGCGCCGACAGAACGCTTGTTCAGAAGTTTAAAAACAGAATGGGTTCCGGAAACGGGTTATCACAATCTGATGCAAGCGAAATCAGATATAAGCCGTTACTTGTTAGAATATTATAATCAAAGGCGACCACATGCTTTTAATGGTGGATTACCGCCAATGATTGCAGAACAACTTAAGTTGGAGTCCGGGAATACTTGA
- a CDS encoding DUF2594 family protein yields the protein MNNIDFPTNATPEEMAKEISGLKAILTLMLITMGQADAGKVILKMERLIAEHPDMAEAEAFKGIVQQMRQAYRQEKC from the coding sequence ATGAACAATATCGATTTTCCAACCAACGCGACACCAGAAGAGATGGCCAAAGAGATTTCCGGTCTGAAAGCCATTCTGACATTAATGCTGATCACTATGGGTCAGGCTGACGCGGGAAAAGTGATTCTAAAGATGGAAAGATTGATTGCTGAACATCCTGATATGGCGGAAGCCGAGGCCTTTAAAGGCATTGTTCAGCAAATGCGGCAGGCTTATCGTCAGGAAAAATGCTGA
- a CDS encoding HMA2 domain-containing protein, whose product MSSPYVHQTQNRVRIRSDYIQQHAAEVTELIAKLKLVPGIKEIQYRRYAGSVAIRFDNKVISAAALLGTVESYDWLEHSEERDFINNAVRLGAKTLLKGIALTTLKRTLGGSLVSAVAAIAR is encoded by the coding sequence ATGAGTAGTCCATATGTTCATCAGACACAAAACCGTGTTCGCATTCGTTCTGATTATATTCAACAACACGCTGCTGAAGTGACAGAACTCATTGCAAAGCTGAAATTAGTCCCAGGAATCAAAGAGATTCAATACCGTCGCTACGCGGGTTCTGTAGCCATCCGCTTCGACAACAAAGTGATAAGCGCGGCGGCGCTACTGGGAACGGTAGAAAGTTATGACTGGCTGGAACACAGCGAAGAGCGCGACTTCATTAATAATGCCGTGCGTCTGGGTGCTAAAACCTTACTGAAAGGTATTGCCTTAACTACGCTGAAGCGCACATTAGGCGGTTCATTGGTGAGTGCAGTGGCAGCCATCGCCAGATAA
- a CDS encoding HMA2 domain-containing protein: MSSDNFSGLMALRRFVELAHHIPGRIRLRFTNKLVAGLSKSKLAALEELCGKDNCLRSYTLNSATGSLLLEYDAKRLPPTLLEQLFGNDDRIAEQALTEILPMITPPESK, encoded by the coding sequence ATGAGTTCTGATAATTTCAGTGGGTTAATGGCACTGCGCCGTTTTGTTGAGCTTGCCCACCATATCCCGGGTCGTATCCGGTTACGCTTTACCAATAAGCTGGTGGCCGGGCTAAGTAAAAGTAAGCTAGCTGCATTAGAAGAACTTTGTGGCAAAGATAATTGTTTACGTAGCTATACCCTTAATAGTGCAACCGGAAGTCTATTATTAGAGTATGACGCTAAGCGTTTGCCGCCAACATTACTGGAACAGCTATTTGGTAATGACGATCGGATTGCAGAGCAAGCGTTAACTGAAATTCTGCCAATGATCACTCCGCCAGAGTCTAAATAA
- a CDS encoding YtxH domain-containing protein yields MKQPNNPYYYNPYYNPYAPYPVDQSAPPIPYRADNSRAHLITGIVAGAAIAYLLSNRNVQKSIGATANKAWGAVRGEVEELKERLADVQAELDYYRENDRDSE; encoded by the coding sequence ATGAAACAGCCGAATAATCCTTACTACTATAACCCTTACTACAACCCTTATGCCCCTTATCCGGTGGACCAGTCGGCACCGCCAATTCCTTATCGAGCGGACAATAGCCGAGCTCACTTGATTACCGGTATTGTTGCCGGAGCCGCAATAGCTTATCTGTTATCTAACCGTAATGTACAAAAGAGTATTGGCGCAACCGCTAATAAAGCCTGGGGTGCGGTTCGCGGTGAAGTGGAGGAACTGAAAGAGCGTCTGGCGGACGTGCAGGCCGAGCTGGATTATTACCGCGAAAACGATCGGGACAGCGAGTAA
- a CDS encoding heavy metal translocating P-type ATPase: MNYSYPVKPVHQLPGRLRVRIVQLREQPDVAGWLKTHLLSFTGVKTVRLRPAAASAVLTYHTSKTNTETLLAQLNAINWHSATESDYEPEYCGGDNLLNLAGLAATQFLPKRWSALPTIALMAPTIAEGIESLCQRELKVEVLDALALSLSIVRGDYRTAMLTQSLLTLGEYFEQETSRHSDELLSELMQPQYHSVWVERGGESQEINAEELVNGDVMLLGPGDNIPADGSVLRGIGLINQASMTGESVPVRREAGAWVFAGTQVQDGNIAVRAERVGDESSTANIRRFITESLGQRSETQQVTQRMADRRVAITLGAGAGVFALTRDLNRLASVFLVDYSCALKLSTPIAFKSVMYKAATSGLLLKGGRAIEQLADIDTVVFDKTGTLTYGDMLVTDVVSFDPKHTWAKRLLAIAASVEEHSNHPLARAVVSAAQQHELPHINHGEVEYVIAHGLISELDGNRMVIGSRHFLREHYHIDFAPFQSQIEELEEQGRHLLFISLNEQLVGMIGLQDNVRDEAAQVISRLRELGIKNVILLTGDKQHKAEQMAKELDIDRFFAEATPESKVSVVQSLQEQGCRVMFVGDGVNDAPVLTQANVGLAMNQSTELAQQAADAVLLQDSLHGVVVARELAVDAMKLVNSNIKLTEWINSAIMLAAAMGRLSPTLSALLHNGTTIGVLLRSLAARK, from the coding sequence ATGAACTATTCATATCCCGTTAAGCCAGTCCATCAACTTCCTGGTCGACTGAGGGTGCGCATTGTTCAATTGCGGGAGCAGCCTGACGTTGCCGGATGGCTTAAAACCCATCTACTCTCTTTCACTGGGGTGAAAACGGTGCGCTTGCGCCCGGCAGCGGCGTCTGCCGTATTAACCTATCACACTAGCAAGACCAATACGGAAACGCTGTTAGCGCAGTTGAATGCCATCAATTGGCATTCAGCTACTGAAAGTGATTATGAGCCGGAATATTGTGGCGGTGATAATTTGCTAAATTTGGCTGGCTTGGCCGCAACCCAATTTTTACCTAAGCGCTGGTCTGCATTACCCACTATCGCATTAATGGCACCCACCATTGCCGAAGGTATTGAATCACTGTGCCAGCGTGAGTTAAAGGTTGAAGTGCTGGATGCGCTGGCCTTGAGCCTATCGATTGTTCGTGGTGATTATCGGACGGCCATGCTAACCCAGTCGTTACTGACGCTGGGGGAATATTTTGAGCAAGAAACCAGCCGTCACTCTGATGAGCTGTTGTCGGAACTGATGCAGCCGCAATACCACTCGGTTTGGGTTGAGCGTGGCGGCGAAAGTCAGGAAATTAATGCCGAAGAGCTGGTAAACGGTGATGTCATGCTGCTGGGGCCGGGAGACAACATTCCCGCTGACGGTAGCGTATTGCGCGGTATTGGTTTAATCAATCAGGCCTCCATGACTGGCGAAAGCGTGCCGGTGCGTCGTGAAGCGGGCGCTTGGGTATTTGCCGGAACCCAAGTTCAGGATGGTAATATCGCGGTACGAGCTGAGCGAGTGGGGGATGAGTCCTCAACCGCGAATATCCGCCGCTTCATTACTGAGTCACTTGGTCAACGCAGCGAAACGCAGCAAGTGACTCAGAGAATGGCTGACCGTCGGGTGGCGATTACTTTGGGTGCTGGTGCAGGCGTATTTGCGCTGACGCGTGATTTGAATCGCCTGGCCTCAGTATTTTTAGTCGACTATTCCTGTGCCTTAAAACTGAGCACCCCTATTGCGTTTAAATCGGTTATGTACAAAGCCGCGACTTCTGGACTATTGCTCAAAGGGGGACGCGCCATTGAGCAGTTGGCAGATATCGATACCGTGGTGTTCGATAAAACCGGTACTCTGACATACGGGGATATGTTGGTCACCGATGTGGTGAGTTTTGATCCGAAACATACTTGGGCTAAACGCCTGCTGGCGATAGCGGCTTCGGTAGAAGAACACAGCAATCATCCGCTTGCGCGCGCGGTAGTCAGCGCAGCTCAACAGCACGAGTTGCCGCATATTAACCACGGTGAAGTGGAGTATGTGATTGCCCACGGGCTGATCTCTGAACTCGACGGTAACCGTATGGTGATCGGCAGCCGTCACTTCCTGCGTGAGCATTACCACATCGACTTCGCGCCATTCCAGAGCCAAATTGAGGAACTGGAAGAGCAGGGGCGTCATCTGTTGTTTATCAGCCTCAATGAACAACTGGTCGGCATGATTGGCCTACAGGATAATGTGCGTGATGAAGCAGCACAGGTGATTAGCCGGCTGCGAGAGTTAGGTATTAAGAATGTTATTTTGTTAACCGGTGATAAACAGCATAAGGCCGAGCAAATGGCTAAAGAGCTGGACATTGATCGGTTCTTTGCTGAAGCAACGCCGGAAAGCAAAGTTAGCGTAGTGCAATCACTACAAGAACAGGGCTGCCGAGTGATGTTTGTTGGTGATGGGGTTAACGATGCGCCAGTACTGACTCAGGCTAATGTTGGCTTGGCGATGAACCAAAGCACTGAACTTGCCCAGCAGGCGGCGGATGCGGTATTACTGCAAGACTCTCTTCATGGTGTTGTGGTCGCCCGCGAGCTGGCGGTTGATGCGATGAAACTGGTTAACAGCAATATCAAACTTACCGAGTGGATTAATAGCGCTATTATGTTGGCAGCAGCGATGGGACGATTATCCCCAACCCTGAGTGCCTTGTTGCATAATGGAACCACCATCGGCGTATTGCTGAGATCGCTTGCAGCAAGAAAGTAG
- a CDS encoding histidine phosphatase family protein yields MILRNQYYVLRHGHSLANQKKIIVSDIQHGQHAYGLSPVGINQVIQTLENWPYPIPDLIFHSDFKRAAETAGIVADYFNRQAKPTTALRERHFGEFELQDDGHYPLVWKQDEKNLTDSFAQVEQLSAVCEREMALIHTLEQQHSQKKILLVGHGDPLQILLTHFQQKPLSQHRDLTPLMTAEVRKLNGELQSQAELSNA; encoded by the coding sequence ATGATTTTGAGAAACCAATATTATGTACTGCGTCACGGTCACAGTTTAGCCAATCAAAAAAAGATCATCGTAAGTGATATTCAGCATGGGCAACATGCTTATGGTTTATCCCCAGTGGGTATCAATCAGGTTATTCAGACGCTGGAAAACTGGCCTTATCCTATTCCGGATCTGATTTTTCACTCTGATTTTAAGCGCGCTGCAGAAACTGCGGGGATTGTTGCTGACTATTTTAATCGTCAGGCTAAACCCACCACGGCACTGCGTGAACGCCATTTTGGTGAGTTTGAACTGCAAGATGATGGCCACTATCCACTCGTCTGGAAGCAGGACGAAAAAAATCTTACTGATTCATTTGCTCAGGTAGAACAACTAAGTGCCGTTTGTGAGCGCGAAATGGCGCTAATCCATACGTTAGAACAACAACACAGCCAGAAAAAGATTTTACTGGTTGGGCACGGCGATCCACTACAGATCCTACTGACCCATTTCCAGCAGAAGCCGCTGAGTCAACACCGGGATCTCACTCCGCTAATGACGGCAGAAGTAAGGAAGTTAAACGGAGAGTTACAATCACAGGCTGAATTGAGTAACGCCTAA
- a CDS encoding type II toxin-antitoxin system RelE/ParE family toxin yields MEIYWTLKAQDDLERIYRFALQYNRQHAVDVLDRLITGSASLTAHPAIGVQQARYDPREVRKVLFDDYEVHYEVKDNDIFIVDLWHTKEDH; encoded by the coding sequence ATGGAAATTTACTGGACGCTTAAAGCTCAGGACGATCTGGAGCGTATCTATCGTTTTGCCCTTCAATACAACCGCCAACATGCCGTTGATGTTTTAGACCGCCTGATAACGGGAAGCGCTAGCCTTACAGCGCATCCGGCTATTGGCGTACAGCAAGCGCGGTATGACCCTCGCGAAGTGAGGAAGGTTTTGTTCGACGACTACGAGGTCCACTACGAAGTCAAAGATAATGACATTTTCATCGTGGATCTCTGGCATACGAAAGAGGATCACTGA
- a CDS encoding CopG family ribbon-helix-helix protein produces the protein MGSHSKQTISAQIPVELALAVEELAIELDRSKSWIIKEALLTMLAERERRHQSVLKGLTDVDTGRVVSHSDMVDFADRLKKS, from the coding sequence ATGGGATCTCATAGTAAGCAAACCATCAGCGCCCAAATTCCCGTCGAGCTGGCCCTTGCCGTTGAGGAGCTGGCTATAGAGCTGGATCGTTCAAAAAGCTGGATTATAAAGGAAGCATTACTCACCATGCTGGCAGAAAGAGAGCGGAGACATCAAAGCGTGCTGAAGGGCCTTACTGACGTCGATACAGGTCGTGTAGTTAGTCATTCGGACATGGTGGATTTTGCTGACCGTCTAAAGAAATCCTGA